The genomic region CCGCCCATGGCCCCTTGGACCCTCAGCGACGGCCCCCCGCGCCCAGGGCCCCAGTGGGGAGTTGGATGTGCCGCAGGAAACCGCTGACCTGCTCAAAGGGAACAGTCTTCGGGAGCGGGAGGCCCAGGCATCACAAGGGGCCCGTTGGCCACCGCACCCCCCTCTCCCACGGAGCGGTGCCGACGCACAGATGCACACGAGTCCGTGAACACAGTCCTCGCCGTGCACCTGCCGTCTGCCCCATGGAGCACCGGCCTGCTGCCCTGGCTGGGATGCTGAGCTGCCCCATCGGGGGCACGGCCAGGCCCAGGGAGGCACCGGGTTTCTGCTGGGCTCCAGGCGTGTGCACGGCTCCAACGCTCCCACCTCTCGCGTGCGGGGCTGTCCCGGCCCGTCTTGGAGGTGGGCGCACAGGTCGGGGGGCAGGACCACAGCAGCTCCGCCGCCCGATGGTCCACCTGCCGGGCTGAGGCCACCAAGGTGGACGGCTCCCGTGCTTCCTCCTGTGCCCGCGctacccctccccgccccatgtCCTCCCACTGCCtggcctgcccccagccccgccgGAGTCCTGCCCTCCCGGACGGCCCCGTCCCATCACCTGGCCGCAGCTGTGGGCCGTCCACCCCCTTCTCTGCTCAGTCCCTCCAGGGGGTCCCGGGAGACGCCTTCCACCGCTCCTCCCACGCTCCTCCTcccgggggccgggccgggccgtgGTCACAGCAGCTCCGGCCACACAGCGGCTCAGGGACGTGGGGTCCCAGGGCCGCCCACAGCTGAGCCGCCCGCTAGCACGTATGTGCTGTGGGGAACGGACCCGGCAGGACCGGCCTTCCCGGTACCTGACCTGCTGCTGTCCCCGGGCCCTGCTCTTCCCAACGACAGCCGGGCAGCAGCCGTCCAGCGGCGGTGGGAGACGTGTGCTCGCCGGCCCTGCCACCGCGGTCCCCAGGGGAGGCCACACACGGAGCAGGACAAAGCGTTCGTTCTCCTTCAAACAGAGTGAGGACAAAGTCTGGACTGTTTGTGTCGTTTTCAGCTGGAAAAATTCAAGGGCGTAAGAAGACACTGTTCCGAGAATTCCACTTttctagaaaatgtattttattaatagcATTTGAAGGTACAAATTAGCAGAGAATAAATACTTCATCATCTCCCCGCACGCCACGGGGACACCACGGGAACCGAGCGCGACTCAGGGCGGGTTTCAAAGCTcgggaagaaaacacagaagccGTCCCTGGGTCACCCGGGCAGTCTGTGCGAAGTTGGGGCTCCTGGTCAGAGGGGGTGCGTGGTGGCCACACCTGAGGCCCAGAAGGGGATTCTGGGCAGCGGCACGAGCCCTCCGGAGGCCAGAGTGACCGTCCTGCTCGTCCCCTCGCCCCTCAGCGCACTGCGCCCACCGCGAGGCAGGGCCCGGGGTATCCGACCCCCGATGCCGCCACACTCGCCGTGGCCTGCCCGCAGCGCCTCAGCCAGCCACAGGGTTCCTGTGTGTGGACCTGACAAAGCCCCAAAGCCCTGCTGAGGAACCTTCCGGCGCCCGAgccggggagcagagagcccctcaCGGGCCAACACAGGCCTCAGGCCCAGTTCTGCAAGGTGGGGGTTCGCCTTCCCGCTAACACACACGGCGCCTCCCGCGGGTCCAAGTGCAGGATGCGCGGGCCGGCAGGCTGAAACGCAGCAAGCCCGTGGGGATCCGGACGCCCTCCAGGAGCCCGAGCCCCTGCACCTCCTCACATCACACCGGCCCGGCCAgcagcagagccccaggcagCCCACGGCGGGGGAAACACCGATAACGGGCGTGCGCCGTGGCTCACGTGGCTGTGAGCAGGGACCGTGACCCTGAAGCAATGGTGGGGCAGCCTTGCCTGCCGGCCAGGGCCAACGCGACCCGAGGCCACACGGGTGCTCAGAGGAAGACGAGGCCACGTGTGCGGATGTCCCGGGCGCGGGGCCCACGAGGAGCCGGCGGCTCAGTAGGCCACCCTCCAGTGCGTGGGCTGCTCGCACGCCTCCTCCCGGTCCCCGCAGAACCGGTTGTACGTCGTCCGCGGGTCGAGCCCGAGGATCTCCCTCTCCTCGTGGATCCGAAAAGAGAACGTGGAGACCGAGGTGCCGATGAAGAACCTGCCAAGGAAGCAGGTCACGAGAGCCGCTGCAAGGGGCCTGGCACCCACCGGCCGGACCTCTCACCCCGCAGCCCTGCGGCCAGGCCGGACGCGCGGAGCAGTGGCCACGGGTCCCGCACGGGGGGGTTGAGAACGCGGCCAGCGCCCGGCAgtctggggctggggggcggggtgccGAGAGCCAGGCTGAGacctggggacagaggtggggaaGAGGACCCTGTCCCCACAGCCTGTATGCACGGGCTCAGGGGCTCTGGGGACCCTACAGATGCGGAGAAACCAGGCCCCCCACTCGAAGCGTGCTGGCCTCCTCCTGGGCCCGGTCCCCCCGCTCTCCTCTGGGGTGGGCCTGCCTCCCGCGACGACGACACACAGACGGAGACCACAGCTGTGCTCCGCAGGGACACGCGTGACGGGAGGCTGTGGCCGGGCGCAGGGGAGCAGAGTCCCGGGTGGGGTCCCTACGGGGACCGCCGGGACCCAGTCCGCTGGCGGGACCGGGTAGAATGCTACGGGTGGGGAGCACAGCCTTGAGACGAAGCCGGGTGTCAGCCTAGCCCACGCGGGACAAACCGCCACGGAGAGGGACAGACCACGGCAGGGCCGACCGCGGGCAGAGGCACCTGGCGTGCGCGCAGATCCACTGGTCGATGATGGCCACGCCGCCGTCCCTGTACAGCTCCAGCTCCTCCCACGTGGGCTCGAACCTCACCATCTCGGGCAGCAGCCGCCTCAGCTGCTCGTGCTCTGCAGAGCGACGGAGAGACGGTGACCGGGGGCTCCGCGGGCTCCGCGGCTCAGGTCCGAGGCCCCGGCACGAAACCCGGCGCTGCCTCCTGGCCACGCTGCGGGCTCGCGGTGCACCTGGGCCCGCCCGGGATGGGACGAGACGGGGACCGGCAGACGGGGGCCGGCAGAGCCGGAGCCGCGTACCCGTCCTGGTGGCGTCCGTGGCCACGAACACCCTGTCCAGATGGTGGGTCTTCATGAGGCTGCGAATCTTCTTCACGGCCCCATCCAGGCTGGGCACATCCTCTCTGTGGCCCCAGATGAAATCTTTTCTCCTCAGGTGAACCGCGAGGTACGGGCCCCCCAGCGCGGAGCCCAGCGTGACCTGGCAGAGGAGGACGGGGAGCGCTGAGCGTCCAGGCCACCGCCAGCCCTGGGGACACCGCGAGCCCCCTCACGGCAGCGCCCGCCCATGGGCCCATCTAGGGGACTCTTGGGCCGCGAACTGGCGAATCACACAGACCCTCTATCCGAGCGCCATCAGGTAAACACAACTCTGGGGAAAACGTGCAAATTAGATGACCAAAACCACCTATTCCTGCATTTTCCCCAGAGATGCGATCCGAACGCCCCCGTAACCGCCATGGGATCCCGTCGCTGCGCTGGAAGGCGCCCAGGGGACCAGTGCCGGGAGGCTGGCCGGGACGCCTGTGACACTGGAAGCGTCGCCCGCTCGGGACAGCAGCGTGTAACCGGCTGCGGTTACGTGCAAACCCGACCCTCCAGAAGCGACTTCCACGACACCGGCGACCCCGCGTCCGCCGGCGCAATCGTCGCCTTCCTCACTTTCTGCGGCTCCCGCACCTCCGGGCGGACGGCACGGACCGGTCCGCGGCCGCGCTCACTCCCAGAGCGGCGCCTCCAGCTTGCCGAGGGGAAAGGGAGCCGAGCCGTCGCCCGGAGCCTGTGGGGACACACGGGGACCCTCCCGAGGGGCGTCCGCGGCTGCCCAGAGACCAGCTCGGCGACCGTGCGCCGCGGGAGGCGCTACCTTCATCTGGGTCCAGTCCTCCTGGAAGGGGGTCCTGTCGGCCTCGTCCGTGGAGTTCAGGTGCTTGCTTCGGAACTCGTTCCCCACGGCCCGCAGGTGCTTGGCGAACACCATGCTCCGCCGGGTCTGCGGGCCAGAGAGCCGCTGCCgagcgccccgccccgccccgctgTGCCCGCCCCGCCCGGGAGCCCCGCAGCCCAGGCCGCCGACCGGCCCCCGGCTGCGACAGGGAACCCGAGGACGCCGCCCCAGCACTCGAGGAGCTCGGACGCGGACGCGCTCCTGAGTCTGCTGGCGACAGCCCAGTGACCAGAACGCAGAATGATCCACCAGGACGGTCCCCACACGCAGGGACAGGCCCCCCACTGAAGGGAGCCACTGTCCTCACCACTAGCTCAGGGCCACGGTGCCCATGAGAGGCGCAGGCCCCGTGGGCAGCGACGACAAGGCCCCTCCGTGCTTCGGGAAGGACCCACTCGGGAGGCCCCCACGTCACGTGTCCAGGGAGCAGGGGTCTCCCGGGTCCTCCCGCCCAGCCGCCCACGGGAGCGCCCCACCCCTCGCTCAGGGCAGACCCCCCAAAGCACGAGCCAGCGGCCACGAGGAGGGGGCATGAAGCCCGACTCTGCAGGCTCCTGCCCGAAGCGCCAGGCACGCGCCCCAGGACGCAGGCGAGCCGGTCACCCACAGCAAGCGGCGGCGTGGGGCCGGAGCTCACGGCAGGCTGCGTTTCTTCCAGCCACCGGCTGCCGCAAGCAACAGCCCCACTGTGAGAGACGCCGACCAGCCGACCACGTGCACCCCGGCGGCTGTGCCCACCCCCCGCCGCACCCCCGCCACGCGGGCCAGCCAGCGCCCCGTCTCAGATGTTCGCAGGCGCGCCGAGCCGTGTGGCGGGACCCGCGGGGCACTCACGTTCCAGTACTCCTTCCCCCCGTAGTGGTCGTGCAGGAGGTTCTCGGCTCTGTCCAGCATCACCGACCTGTTTCGGAACGACACGGAGCGTCTAACGGCCGGTGCGGCTGCCCCAGGTGCGCTGGGAACCGAGCTGAGCGCCTCCCGGGCGCACGCGGGTCCGTGGGGGGACCCCTCGGGGAGGAGGCTCCACACACACTCCCGGGGCGGGCGTGCAAGTTCTCAGCGTCCGGGGACGGGGATCGTCCTCTCCTGTCCCAGCCACTGACCTGGGCAAGGCCCCGGGACGACCCGCACCAGACACAAAACAGACGGGACGAGGTGAACGAGTGAGACGGCCCCGGCAGCCCACGGAGCCGGACCGCGCCGAGGGGGCTCGCAGCAGGAGCGCAGCCGCGGTTCTCTGCGAGGTCGGGGACTCTCGAGACTCGAGCCCGAGGGCAAAACCGCACAGGAGGACGCCTGCATCCCCCCTGCGTGCAGCCACCCGCGAGAACCCAGAGAGCGCTCAACTGCTCCCCTGCAGAGCGAGGCCACGTCAGGCCCCGTCCAGGGCGACCAAACAGCCCGAAGCATCAGAACGGGCAGAGGGGACACACCAGCAGGGGCCATGTCCACTCGGACCTAGAGGACGCGGGGGCACGCATCTGGGAGAGGCGTGTGGCCTCCTACTCTGCCCTCATCCCCATGTCCCGAGTAGGACAGGGTGCCAGGGAGGGGACGGCGCGGACAGGAGGCCGCGGCCACCCCTCTGACCACTCCGAGGAGCCTGAGTGAGAGACCCACCTGCAGAGGCGAGCACAGGTGGGACCTCGGGTGACGCGGCTGGGGGCCACGGCGGGCCACCCCCTCACCCCGTGTCAGCCACCCGGGCAATCACCGGATCCGGTGAATGAGGAGGGTCAGATCGCCGCTCCCTTCCAGTCGGGCCTGAGCCCTcgctgtcccctgcccccaggactCCACACCTGCCCACCGCCCCCTCGATCAGGGCCCCGGGCTATCCCGGTGTGACTCCGACTCCCCCGCCCACAAGCAGCAGAACGAGACGCCGGCCGCTAAGTTCCCGCCGGCAGTGGCTGCCCTTGCCGCAGGGACCCACGCGTGGGGACAGTCCCGAACCTGGCTCTCCCCAGGGACACGTgcggcctcctcctccctctcagcCCCACCTCACTGTGGCCCGAGAATGGGGTGCGGACGAGGTTTACCTCTCCCGTGCTTGCCACACAGGCCACAGCCAAGAGGGATCCCGACGCCGGCAGGACGACAAGCACACAGGCATACgtgtgcacacacgcgcacacgcgcacacacgcgcacacgcacacacacacgcacacacacgcgcacacgcacacacacacgcgcacacgcgcacacacacgcgcacacacgcgcacacgcgcacacgcgcacacacacgcgcacacgcacacacgcacacacacacacgcacacgcgcacacacacgcgcacacgcacacgcacacgcgcacacgcacacacacgcgcacacacacgcgcacacgcgctGCCTCCCCAGCCGCTGACCAAGCGGAGCCGGCGGCGCTCACCTGGCCGACGTGTTCCTCAGCAGCACCGGGGCCATGACGGAAGCCGAGCCCTGGACGGACAGACACGAGACGTTCAGCGCTCTCGTTTCTTCGTAGCCCCAAAACCAGCCCCTGGAAAACAAGAGCCAGCGCCCCCGTCAGCCTGCGCCCAGCGCGCGACGCCTAAGCCCAGACGCGCACGCGGACGGCTTCACCGCGACACGCCGGCCCCGCTCTCGGGGAAGAGCGACCGCTCGGGACTCCGGCTGGTGACGCTCTCCTGAGATCCTGCGAAGAAACCACGACCCCCATCCGATTCCACGGGGCCGGGGGGCCACTCGGGGAACTCCGGCCGGCAGAGCGTGCAGAGGGGCGGGAACGGGACCCAAACGGGGCCTCTTGGCCAGAGCCCGGCAGTAACGGCCCCAGAACAGCCGCGCCCCGTCAACGACCTCCCGGAGCACGGAGTTTCGAGCACCCAGTCATTCGGATGCTTTGTCCACGGGTGCCGCTGGGGGGACAGCCCGCCGCGGGCAGGTCTCCTGATGGCAAAGGGGTCCGGGCGACCCGACCGCCGCGGCTGCCACAGCGCGGCCCCGCCCAGCCGCACCTGTAGTACTCGTGCTTGTCCGGCGAGTACAGCAGCGGGTCGAGGCACGGCCGCTCGTCCACCTTCTCCTCCCAGGCCCCCTCCTTCCAGCCCTCCGCGTAGCTCTGCAGCACGTACACCTGGTCGATGAAGGGCCCGCCGGACTCTGCAACAGGCCAAGGACGACCGCGTGACGAGAACCAGAACGGACGCGGCACGAGAGCCATCGCTTCCCTGAACGCCACCCTCCTTCCCGCGCACCGCAGAGAGCTCACGGGGGCAGACGCGGGACGCGAGCGGCATCAGGGCACGAGGTCCCAAGCGGCGGAGAGGCGCTGCCTGGGGCGCCGGAGCTCACCGGGCCCTGCTTGTTCTCAGGCGCTCCTCACCTGCCCCGCTTCCAGCCGCCGGGCCTGCCCTCGCCGCCCCGCACTCCCGGTCCTCACGACAGCCACGGGCCCCACACGTGCTGTCCCCCACGCCGCCCCGCCGGCACACGCTCCCTCCCTGCAGGGACCAGCCTCGTGGGGACTGCTCCCTTCAGGGCTGACCCTGACCCCTCGGGAAGCCGTTTAAACCCCAGCACACCTGCCAGCCACAGCCCCCCGCCCCACAGCCCGGTGCCGCTCTCATTTTCTCCAGCCGCTCCTCGCCATCCGGGGCCTCCTCCCGGTCACCTGGCTTCCGCCTCCCCGCTCCCCACAGGAGCCCCAGGAGAGCAGGAGTCCGCTTCCGTCCCGCCACGGCACCCCCTCCCCTCGGAACCTGCCGGCCACGCGCACAGTGTTCACGAAGATGGGTGAGCGGAGCCCGGCCCCGGGTGCAAGTCTGGTgtctcctccaccctccccctcacTCGGCGGCACCGCGGGTGGCGTCTGGTCCTGGAGCTCCAGAGGCCCCTGTCGCAGGAAGGCCAAGAGGCCTGCTGCCCTGTTGCACGTGTCCCGGCAGCAGGTCCCAGGACAGGctcccttcctgccccctctGTAGAGGGAGATGGCTGGGCAGGTGGAGGCCAAGCGGGTCTGCCCGCCCGTGGCCCGTCACCCAGGATGGCCGCCTTCTCCGCCCAGCTGCTCTGGCCCCAGGCCGGAGGCTtcagcagcagcagggaggggaccGGGCGCCCCACCCCACATACCCCGTGTCCCCCACTGAGCACCACCTCACACCCGTCCCCGTATCTGCCTGTCAAGAAACCCCCTGGCCACAGCCCTGTGCGGAGGTGAAGGGCTGTTTCCCCGGGAGGCTCCATGACCCGTGGCTGAGACAAGTCTGAGGCCGATGCCCAGACTCGGTCAGACCAGGCGCCCGGCGACGGCGCCCGTCACGGGTCCCAGAAGGATGCGCTCCACACGTGCTTCTTCCaaatctcagagtctgcttcttccccgtGAACGAAGGTTTCAGCGGGTCCGTATCGCCCCACGCCTGCAGCCGTCTCGGGACTGACCCCGCCACGGGAACGGCCCAAAGGGACGGGGACTAAGGTGCCGTGAGAGCAGAATGTGGAAAACGCAGCGGCGGCCAGAGCTCCGCGGGTCCTCCCGCGGCAGGAGCTCCGCATCGTGTCTGCGCCCCCTCGTCCCCTCCCCTTGTCCCGGCTGAGGGGGCAGCAGAAGGGTGTCGCGGCCTCTTAAGCGTGAGTCTTCTGGAAACACAACGCTGAACCCTGTGCACCCTCGCCCTGCGCAGACCCTCGACTTCGCTCGCTAAGAAGCTGAGACTGTGCAGGATTCAGGGGAACGAGACACACTACGACGAGAATCTCCGCCAGCAGCGCAGGGAGATGCCAGCAGGTCAGCGCCCCCTGGGGCACGGACAGCTGTCTCTTGGGGACACCGCCTGGCCCCTGCACGGACAGCCTCCCCACCGCCGTGGGAGCGCCCTGCGCGGGCTCACCCGCTGCCCCAGGCTTCAGAGGCAGGGGCCACGCGCTCGCACACTTCAGATCGGCGTCCCTAGACCAGTTCTGGAAGGAGCAGGACGGCGGGGAACTGTGGTGCGAGACGGCCGCGGGCCCCGCGCACACGAGGGTCAGCGCGCCTGGCCACAGACAGCCAGCTGACCGCTCCGACCACGGCCTCACCTGCAATGAACTGCTCGTACTCGATGACCGGGATGTTTCTGTTGAGACTCGGAAGGTCGAAGAAGTCGGCCCAGGGAATGCGCACCTGGTGGATGTCCGGGCTCTGCCAGTGGTAGAGGCGGCCCCACGGCGGCAGCACCAGCACCCACTCCTCGGTCTCCAGCAGCGTCTTCAGGAGGGAGGCCACGCGGATGTACACGTCCCTGCGGAGGTTGAAGCCCTCCGGGGGGTTGACGTCGTACAGGAGGTACCTGGGGGCGGCA from Mustela erminea isolate mMusErm1 chromosome 1, mMusErm1.Pri, whole genome shotgun sequence harbors:
- the POFUT2 gene encoding GDP-fucose protein O-fucosyltransferase 2, which translates into the protein MAALGVVFLVLLEAASWPPASGSGEEFWPGQSAADILSGAASRRRYLLYDVNPPEGFNLRRDVYIRVASLLKTLLETEEWVLVLPPWGRLYHWQSPDIHQVRIPWADFFDLPSLNRNIPVIEYEQFIAESGGPFIDQVYVLQSYAEGWKEGAWEEKVDERPCLDPLLYSPDKHEYYRGWFWGYEETRALNVSCLSVQGSASVMAPVLLRNTSARSVMLDRAENLLHDHYGGKEYWNTRRSMVFAKHLRAVGNEFRSKHLNSTDEADRTPFQEDWTQMKVTLGSALGGPYLAVHLRRKDFIWGHREDVPSLDGAVKKIRSLMKTHHLDRVFVATDATRTEHEQLRRLLPEMVRFEPTWEELELYRDGGVAIIDQWICAHARFFIGTSVSTFSFRIHEEREILGLDPRTTYNRFCGDREEACEQPTHWRVAY